From the Scyliorhinus canicula chromosome 4, sScyCan1.1, whole genome shotgun sequence genome, the window aagatgtaaccagtagagcTCACGAGGGGGATCCAGTGAATATTTGGACTTacaaaaggcttttgataaagcctCGCATTCTAAATTAGTtgcaaagttaaagtgcatgaaaGTAtggatagtgtattgagatgggcaTACAATTGGTTGGCAGACAGTAAATAATGAACAGAAATGAACGGATGTTTCTtgtattggcaggcagtgactagtgtggtgccgcagggatcggtgctaggaccccagctattcacaaaaaATATTAACGATTTAGATAAGGAAACAAaacgtaatatctccaaatttgcagatgaagcCAAGTTGAGTGGGAGGttgagctatgaggaggatgcagaaatccttcagtgtgatttggacaagttgggcgagtgggcaaatgaattgcAGATGCAATATAGTTTGGAGAAGTGCgacgttatccactttggtagcaaaaacgagaaggcagactattatctgaatgaccatGACGTAGTAGAGagaaatgtgcaacgagacctgggtgtcctcgtacaccagtcactgaaggtaagcatgcaggtacagcaggcagtaaagaaggcaaatagtatgttggtctTGATAGCGAAAGGATTCGATTACAGGAGCagaaatgtcttgctgcaattatacaggtccttggtgagaccacacctggaatattgtttgCAGTTTTGATCACCTTATcggagaaaggatgttcttgctcttgagggagtgcacataacgtttaccagactgattcctgggatgggggaATTCTGTATGAGCAgatattgaatcggttaggactgTATTCACTATAGTTCTGAAAATGagtgaggatctcatagaaagccctacaattctaataggactattcaaggtagatgcaggaaggatgctccCCATGGTtgttgtgtccagaaccaggggtcaaaaTCTGAGGATACGCAGCAgacaatttaggacagagatgagaatgaATCTATTCACCCAGAGAGTTATCGACTTGTGTTACCACAGGATGTAGTTGAGGTTAACACATTGGATGAGTTCAGCAAGCAGTTttatatagcacttagggtgaagaaGATCAAAgggttggggggaaggtgggattacgctattgagttggatgatcagccatgatcagaatgaatggcggagcgggctcaggGGGCCGAATGAACTCATTCTGCTTCGATTTTCTGTTATATTTCTATGAGATTCGCTGCAGCTATGAACTAGTTATACATGGAGTATACAAAATTCAATTTCAGACTTGACATCTCTTGCCGATGTCTGTTTCCATAACCATCCTTTCAATTGTTCAGAATTTGACtgttttgaaaataaaataaaatgctgtGATCAAAAATAAATAAACGGAGGTTGAAATCATTGCTCAATTTTTGCATTTGGATAGGACATACTGATCGCATTTCAAAGTTCTGTAAGAAAGCAGTTGGAAAGGTCAACAtacaggctgtttagcacagggctacatcgcTGGCGTTGAAAGCAGATCAGtatcacggttcgattcccgcaacagcctcGCTGAACAGaatctggaatgtggcgactaggggcttttcacagtaacttcatttgaagcctacttgtgacaataagcgattttcatttcatttcacataggTTGAAAGTAATTAACAGAGGGCTGTCATTAATACAATACAGAAAAGGACCATTTTCCTTCGCAAAATATCATCTTGTGACAAGTGGAAAAATTTTTATGATGCTGCGTGACAGATATTGAAATTATTTTGTCGCAGATTACATGCAAATGAAGTGAATGGAAAGATTTGATATTATAATATAATTGCTTTTGAATGGAGCAAAGATgacgtttaaaaataaatattgccGGCGTGTGTGAATTATGGTTGTACACTGTTAAAACGTTCATCCTGATTGAAGTCCCTCAAAATCAGAAGCTGTGCAGCTTTAAGAAAAAGTGGTGTAATGAGAGGGAGGGACTCGCTGTGTCGCTGCGGATCAATGAGGATCTCAGATACAAAAGGAGATCTATTGCTCCTCCCACGGCACAGAACCAGAAGAGGAACAGAAAGACAATCGTTGCCCGCGTTCATTTTGTAGAAAGGTCTCTGTCAATTCGCTCGGCATCTGATAAAGAAGAAATTTTGTAGATTATGCGATCGGGCAGCGCTTGACCTGGATAGACAAACGGTTTATTTTTGCGCGTCTCCAAGTATAAACGGCAATGGCAGATCCACGGATAACCAACGGCTTAAAATTCAGACCATTTGATATTATTTTCCTTGTTTTTGTATCGGATCTGGCTTTCGCAAAGATTCACTATTCGATTCGCGAAGAAATGGAGCCTGGCGCATTTGTTGGGAATGTCGCCGAAGATTTGGGATTGGACATTCGGAGGCTGTCAGCTCGAAAATTCCGACTGGTTCCAGCTGATAAAAGGCAATGTTTGGAGGTGAATTTAGAAAGCGGCATTTTATTTGTGAACAAGAGGaaagatagggaacagctgtgtGGGCAGATGCCAGCTTGTCTTCTTTCTTTCGAGATTTTCGTGGAAGAACCTTTGGAGATGTACCGCGGTGAAGTGGAGATTCTTGATATAAATGATAATTCACCCAGTTTCCCGGAGAGTGTTATTCTCTTACAAATGGCAGAATCCATGGCGCCAGGCTCTCGATTTCCGCTAGAGAGCGCTCTCGATGCAGACGTGGGGACAAATGCAGTCTCTGTGTATAATATCAGCCCGAATGAGCACTTCGGTCTAAAAGTGGAGACTGCAGAAGACGGTACTAAACTTGTACTGTTGGTGTTGGAGAAACCGTTGGATCGCGAACGGCAGTCATCCTTTCAGCTGATGCTGACGGCAACTGACGGAGGGAATCCTCCCAGATCTGGGACCGCTCGGATTCTCATCACTGTGCTGGATATCAACGACAATGCACCTCGTTTCGATAGTAACGTTTACAAGGTCAGCCTGATAGAAAACTCTCCAAGAGGTACCTTGGTGGTTTTAGTCCATGCCACTGATCCAGACGAAGGTTCGAATGCGGAGGTAACTTATTCTTTCAGTAACCGTGTTTCACAGAAAATACAGGAACTGTTTAGTTTGGATCCTCGCACAGGAGAGATTCGTGTTCAGGGCACAATTGATTATGAGGAAGGTGACAATTATTCACTTGATATTCAAGCTGTGGACAATGGTTCACCGGCAATTGGAGGACATTCTAAAGTTCTGGTTAAGGTAAATGATGTCAATGACAACGCCCCTGAGATATTACTAAAGTCAATTGCTAGCAGGGTCCCAGAAGATGCTGCTCCCGGGACTGTGACAGCTCTGATCAATGTAATCGATCGAGATTCTGGAAAAAACGGACAGGTGCGCTGCGACATCCCTAAGAACGTTCCCTTTAAACTTCAAAAAACTTCGAGTGGTCATTACAAATTGATAACCAGTGATATGTTGGACAGTGAAACCACCCCTCTGTACAGCATAGCTATTTTAGCCAGGGACTCCGGGtctcctccactatcaacaaatAAAACCATTCAGATAACGGTGTCTGATATAAACGATAACGCCCCAAGGTTTGCTCGACCGATGGACACGGTGTATGTGATGGAGAACAACGCTCCCGGTACTTCTATTTTCGCAGTGACTGCTTCCGATCCTGACCAGGATCAGAATTCCTACGTCACTTACTCTTTCATAGACAACCTGATTCAAAATTTACCATTGACAAATTACCTCAATCTTAATTCGATGAACGGGACCATTTACGCGCTCCGCTCATTTGACTACGAGCGTGTTAAAAACTTCCAGATTCAAGTCCAAGCCCGAGACTCTGGCGTTCCCCCTCTGAGCAGCAGCGCAACATTAAATGTGATTATCCTGGATCAGAATGACAACGCTCCAATAATTGCGTCACCTTCAGCACAGAGCGgatcagcaggagtggaggttgtGCCTCAGTCAGCGGGCCAGGGGTACTTGGTCACCAAGATAATCGCAACTGATGCTGATTCCGGTCAGAACGCACGGCTCCTCTATCAGGTGCTGAAAGccactgatcccagtctgttcATCGTGGGGCTTAACTCTGGAGAAATCAGAATAGCCCGAGGAATTTTGGAGCAGGATTCTACCACCCAGAGGCTTGTGATCTTGGTGAAGGATAATGGACAGCCGAGTCTCTCCAGCACGGCTACAATCCACTTTTCAATCTTGGGCAATGTTACTGAAATCTTCTCCGAAAGTAGTAACTTAGTGAGAAATCCTGAACATGTCTCTGATATAAATCTCTATTTAATTGTCATTTTTGGTTCAACTTCCTTTATATTTCTTATAACCATAATATTGCTGATTGGCATCAAGTGtaaacaggatagaaattcacctGAAGTTTACAACTCCCCAAGTTGTTGCGATGGACTGGACGATTCTAACAATGCCTTTGATCCGAGACCTACACTGAAAGAATCTTTAAATTATACTGGGGCTGGAGAAATTATTCGCATCCCTGACACGCATCATTATTCAGTTTGTCTCTCTCCCGAATCGGCTAAGAgcgattttctgtttttgaaacCCTACACACCATCCATGTCTCAGGACCGATGTTAAATTGTAAAGAACTGACAACATTGAGGCAGGGTGAAATTAATGGCCTTCTCTGTTAAATCAGTCTCTGCCGGTTGAATTACTGAAACTATTTACCTTATGATGATCGCTATTATAGAATGAAAGGATCGTTCTTGTCCTGCAACTGTCAAGTGTTGTTCATCAAAAAATATGGTGAAAAATAAAAGGCTCCATGAAAATACAGCAACGCGCGTGTGAACCCTGCCTCTGTTAACTGGGAAGGGATGTCGGCAGGCGAGTTATTCCACGAGCTACCCAATTAAGTTTGTTGTTCAGGGCCTCTCCAAAATTGGTCTAATTGATACCTGAATGTATTCAGATATTTTCTCTTCACCGTTTGCGGTTGAAATTCCAACATAAGCGATTGGAAGGACCTTATCCCTTCATAACATCGAAAAAAGTAATGGGTGAGCTTTACATTTCATAGCTTGCTGAATGGATTCTTATGGTGACTTCCACATAGATACTCTGCTGAAGTTATTTCACAATGGCGCGAAATTGGCGTAAAACTACTTTCAAAGGAGTTTTACTTTCAAAATAGCTTCTGGCCCAGTAAGTCAATGAAGGTTTTAATGCTCCATATCAGCATCCCCCATCTTTAGTTATCAAACCTAATCTGCATACTTCTTCGTAAGTGCTTTTGGGAAGTCCTTTGGTTTAGAACTGACATTTTCCTGatactaattggaaaaaatcatttccggaatgtgagcatcgctggttatgccagcatttattgcccatccagagttgcccttcagaaggaggtggtgagttgcttttttgaaccgctgcagtccctcgggtgtaggtacatccacagagctgttcgagagggagttccaggatttttacccagttaCAGCCAAAacacggcaatatatttccaagttagtgaCTTGTAGGGGAGCCTCCAGGCGGTGGctttcccaggcatctgctgctcttgtccttctagatggtagttgtcGTGGGTTTGGATGGCGCTGTCGtcgaaaccttggtgagttaatgagtgcatcttgtagatggtatacacggtagtccactgttcatcggtggtggagagtttgaatgtttgtggaaggggggcaATCAagcgtgctgctttgtcctggatggtgttgcgcTATTTTAGTGTTGGGGTCTAAGCTGGCCCTCAGCAAAGAGAAACAGACTTACCCCCTCCAAAAGACTTTATAAAAAACAATTCCCTGAAGTATTTTTGTCAGAACAAAGCTGAGTGTTTGAGATTTTACTGTCCAGCCCGCGATTTTCTGCCCACAGTTAGACCAAAACCATGCAAATGTGACTGAAGCTGAGGAGCTAATGTTCAGAGATTATGAAAATGTTTACAATCCACTGGTCAGAACGCACAATTGTAACATGGCTGTATTTGTACTTGACAGTTGGCGGGACATTCATCGTACTTTTAACGTTGTGGTAGCGTTAACGCATTCATGTTAAATAGCTTGGTGTCTCCATCTGAGTCGGCAATATATGAACATTGTGCAAGCGCACTAAATATTTGCTGATTGGTGCTAGACGGGCTGGTCCCTCGAGTGGCAtaatgcaaactttgaaattgatgAGTAATTATAGAAGCTGACCCGTCACTGTACGTGGAGAAGGTAGcatcaaagaaaacaaaatacacAAAATTAAATGATGATTTTAGTCATAACACCGAAGTAACAGAAGACGACAGACATTTTAATCACAGTGACTAATATCAAGACACTTAGCAGAAATGATTTACAGCAAGTGACAGCAACATGGTCGCAAAACAGGATTCAGTTACCTGGAGGGTACCTGAAGATTGAAATTTTATTGAGAATTGCACCTCCAGTTTTAAAGTTCCACTTACCCAATAATAAAACCTATTCTGCTGTTCTGGATCAAATAAGTTGCTCAATCTCGTTAAAATGATTTCATATTAGTTTACAGTTCTTTGCCAGTTTAATGTAAATTAATAGTTTTATATTTATATCTTGAACGCGAGTGTGTGATTCTCGTGGGCTGTGATCAGGCATAAACAtattcagaatctccaaattaTGATTGGCAGCAATAGTTACTAAATACTGAACACATTCAGAAAATTCTTCTGTAAAAATCAAATGTAGGCTCTGACCGACCTAACACAATTTGATTCACATACAATCAAAATAACGAGAAGGAAAGTGTGGAAAATGTGTGCCAATCACACATTGCACAAATTTGAAATCATATTTCACGAGGATAAAAGGCTTTCTGAGCAATTCTTTAGACTGTCAGAGCATAACTGCAAGATAAAATGTATcaaatgcaaattactgcggaagttggaatctgaaaccaaagagaaaatgctgggaaatctcatcaTGTCTGGCAGtatatgtagggagagaaaagagctaacatttcgagtacagatgaccctttatcaaagctattagacagagaaagtgggaaatattcataCGGTGGAGGGAAAATGAAAGATGactcatagccacagaaatccaGAGAAACGGGGTGCTGATAGTCGCAGGAACCACGGGGAAAGTGCGCTAATGGCAgtctccagagagaacaaaaggtgtgaaaggccaagcagcagagaaactgacatcagagggtaaactgtgacagatgtagatttgGGGGGAGTGGAAGGAGAATCAAagaggagaaaaggtaaggacagGTGGATAAGATGTGTgagttacatatatatatatatataaagaaataaatggtaaaaggctgttaaaatgaaatggaatgaaaacaaatgggttaagGTGGGATACAGCTAATCATCTGAAatagttgaattcgatgttcagaccgaaaggctgtagcgtgcctaactggaagatgaaatgttgttcctctagtttgcgttgagcttcactggaacagtgcagcaggccaaggaccgacatgtgggcatgggagcagggacttgtgttaaaatggaaagcaacgggaaggtcagggtcctgaaagcGCACAGCCCGCAGCCGCACTGCAAAGTGATcaaccagtctgcgtttggtctctccaatataaaggagaccacattgggaacagcgaatgcaatagaccagattgaaagaggtggaaGTGAAACAATGCTTAATCTGGAATTAGTGTTTTGCGCCAGGGATgtgaagcatggaagaggtaaatgggcaggtgttacaccttctgtgattccactgactagattatctcggagggaaccgtctctgcggaatgctgacagacggagtgaagggaagatgtgtttggtggtgtcatcacactggagttggcagaaatggtggaggattatgctttgcaaacGGAGGCTGGTGAGGTGAAACGTAAgcacgagggggactctatccttgttctggaatGGAGGTGGGATAGTGGCGGGGTGATGGACTGAACACTGTTgaaggccctgtcaacaactgtaggtgggaaatcaaggTTGAGGAAggaggaacacattttcaaaacaccattttggaaagtggcatcatcagaacaaatgagacggaggcgaaggagctgagagaaaggcaTGGAATCCTTACAagatgtagggtgcgaagagctgtcgTCTAGATAGCTGTGGGAGCAATGAGATTGTAGTGGATATTaatagatagtctattgccggaaatagagacacaaagatcaaggaagggaagggaagtgcctgagatggagcaggtgaaagtgatggaggggcggAAATTTGAAGCGAAGATGATGAATTTTCCAGGTCAGGGcgagagcatgaagcggcaccaaaatagtcatcagtgTGCCTgtaaaggagttgtgggcgggAACCCGGTTAGGCCTTGAACAAGGTATGGTCCACATGCCCCcaaaaaaggcaagcgtagctaggacccatgtggGTACCCATTGCTGCACATTTGATTTTCagaaaatgggatgagttaaATGAGAGGTTGTTGAgcgatagaacgagttcagccaggcagaggagaatggtggtggatggcaattgCCCAGAATTATTTGTATAGATACAATGTATTGGTTGCTTTGATCAGCATTTCAAGAcagaagcatagaatcatagaatatacagttcagaaggaggccattcggcccatcgattctgcactgaccctctgaaagagcaccctacttaaacccacacctccgccctatccccataatccagtaatcgCACCCAACCTttatgacactaaggggcaatttagcatggtcattccGCCTAATTTTCACATCTTTGATTGatgaaggaaaaacatttttcaaatgtTCTTGATTCCACACCTGACTTGATT encodes:
- the LOC119965476 gene encoding protocadherin-10-like, coding for MADPRITNGLKFRPFDIIFLVFVSDLAFAKIHYSIREEMEPGAFVGNVAEDLGLDIRRLSARKFRLVPADKRQCLEVNLESGILFVNKRKDREQLCGQMPACLLSFEIFVEEPLEMYRGEVEILDINDNSPSFPESVILLQMAESMAPGSRFPLESALDADVGTNAVSVYNISPNEHFGLKVETAEDGTKLVLLVLEKPLDRERQSSFQLMLTATDGGNPPRSGTARILITVLDINDNAPRFDSNVYKVSLIENSPRGTLVVLVHATDPDEGSNAEVTYSFSNRVSQKIQELFSLDPRTGEIRVQGTIDYEEGDNYSLDIQAVDNGSPAIGGHSKVLVKVNDVNDNAPEILLKSIASRVPEDAAPGTVTALINVIDRDSGKNGQVRCDIPKNVPFKLQKTSSGHYKLITSDMLDSETTPLYSIAILARDSGSPPLSTNKTIQITVSDINDNAPRFARPMDTVYVMENNAPGTSIFAVTASDPDQDQNSYVTYSFIDNLIQNLPLTNYLNLNSMNGTIYALRSFDYERVKNFQIQVQARDSGVPPLSSSATLNVIILDQNDNAPIIASPSAQSGSAGVEVVPQSAGQGYLVTKIIATDADSGQNARLLYQVLKATDPSLFIVGLNSGEIRIARGILEQDSTTQRLVILVKDNGQPSLSSTATIHFSILGNVTEIFSESSNLVRNPEHVSDINLYLIVIFGSTSFIFLITIILLIGIKCKQDRNSPEVYNSPSCCDGLDDSNNAFDPRPTLKESLNYTGAGEIIRIPDTHHYSVCLSPESAKSDFLFLKPYTPSMSQDRC